The following are encoded together in the Hyalangium minutum genome:
- a CDS encoding FG-GAP repeat domain-containing protein, translating into MRRALATLLVSTLALAAEPLASAPAAPAPATPKPSASPSTASVPSGPPSVERLVQLVADDVRALRPEPPVALHLSGSSAELQRAFGTMLASRLAASELGPVVLDAPSPEAAENQARERGARSLVRLTISVQEGQLSARGDVLGTWINFWSGRTPSRPVTPAAALAQAVDADAGTLSLAALSPVLAPSSSSTTTVMTGPRQMRLMGAALVKLDQVPAALATGDLDGDGKDEVAVLTERAVSVFAADGRLIARRELESLPLSSAPPREPFGVISVIPQPARLAAWSARYAHGEVLTLDAAKGTLRPLGPLDTTPLGATERGTFTSGQTTFTSEVRLSEGRILTVPAPFTTASIVTPRMLFVHLDGSASLYSRPTAPPLRIQGLGAGSALGDLDGDGTPELITTSPQLFPSPDVVRVYPLTGDDPTTHGMLWQTVLPPGRAFQVVTADLDRDNQREVLVGLWHSDGTGEVFLMRQGAP; encoded by the coding sequence GTGCGCAGAGCCCTCGCCACGCTCCTGGTATCCACGCTCGCGCTCGCAGCCGAGCCGCTGGCTTCTGCTCCGGCCGCTCCCGCGCCGGCCACGCCCAAGCCCTCCGCGAGTCCTTCGACCGCCAGCGTTCCCAGCGGGCCTCCTTCGGTCGAGCGGCTCGTGCAGCTCGTCGCGGACGACGTGCGGGCGCTCAGGCCTGAGCCTCCCGTCGCCCTGCACCTGAGCGGGAGCTCCGCCGAGCTGCAACGTGCCTTCGGGACGATGTTGGCCTCGCGGCTCGCCGCTTCCGAGCTGGGTCCCGTGGTACTGGATGCGCCTTCTCCCGAGGCTGCGGAGAATCAAGCCCGGGAGCGGGGCGCGCGGTCCCTCGTGCGGCTCACGATCTCCGTGCAGGAGGGCCAGCTGAGCGCCCGGGGTGATGTGCTGGGCACGTGGATCAACTTCTGGTCCGGACGCACTCCGAGCCGCCCTGTCACTCCCGCCGCGGCCCTGGCCCAAGCGGTGGATGCGGATGCGGGGACGCTGAGCCTTGCGGCCCTCTCTCCGGTCTTGGCCCCGTCCTCCTCTTCGACGACGACCGTGATGACCGGCCCCCGCCAGATGCGCTTGATGGGCGCGGCGCTGGTCAAGCTCGATCAGGTCCCCGCAGCCCTGGCCACGGGAGACCTCGATGGGGATGGCAAGGATGAGGTGGCCGTGCTCACCGAGCGCGCCGTGTCCGTCTTTGCCGCGGATGGGCGCCTCATCGCTCGCCGAGAGCTCGAGAGCCTCCCCCTGAGCTCGGCCCCTCCCCGTGAGCCCTTCGGCGTCATCTCCGTCATCCCTCAGCCTGCAAGGCTCGCGGCCTGGTCCGCGCGCTATGCCCACGGCGAGGTGCTCACGCTCGACGCGGCCAAGGGAACCCTGCGCCCCCTCGGCCCGCTGGACACAACCCCACTGGGCGCTACCGAGCGCGGCACGTTCACCTCTGGCCAGACGACGTTCACGTCCGAGGTGCGGCTCTCGGAGGGCCGGATCCTCACCGTCCCCGCGCCCTTCACCACCGCCAGCATCGTCACGCCGCGCATGCTCTTCGTTCACCTGGACGGCTCGGCCTCTCTCTACTCGCGCCCCACCGCTCCGCCCCTCCGCATCCAAGGGCTGGGGGCTGGCAGCGCGCTCGGGGACCTGGATGGGGACGGGACGCCCGAGCTGATCACCACCTCGCCCCAGTTGTTCCCCTCGCCGGATGTGGTGCGCGTCTATCCCCTCACTGGGGATGACCCCACCACCCACGGCATGCTCTGGCAGACCGTGCTCCCCCCGGGCCGGGCCTTCCAGGTGGTCACCGCCGATCTGGACCGCGACAACCAGCGCGAGGTGCTGGTGGGCCTCTGGCACTCTGACGGCACCGGTGAAGTCTTCCTCATGCGCCAGGGTGCGCCATGA
- a CDS encoding ABC transporter substrate-binding protein: MTLRHALACLLLLCATPGLAAGRIPYGGELRLAHNGSADPLGDPTLADSPVEAALYSFLSRPVCRLDASGAPRLAVARDLSRPMGQSVRLAMPSLSLANTLTRAWMRLTGTEAPTPYRALLFPVQGEARQLSSNGATVELPLSFPWPDMERALCHPALALPLTSVAPSLGPFSATAAKGLFEARLGYPEGRPYLDRLLLTATDDRGLARMWTAKQVHLELGVRPEAGVLTSPALYATYLSFSQRRVPADFRQAFESAIDREDLTRLFVRAPAVPMPHLLPPALLTQAPKPRPAAPGSAGGRAVTLLYDATNEDHRAVAERIQVKLHDRGYKVALEPLPRSLLRTRWAKGDYDMMLQSLLLPPVPGPALAIVLDAAGRKDLLGVELPLIGAVADMSARDAKARDRAVALGPSVQILPLYAQGLGMRVVPELGGLVLDAQGLPVLDGAYFVPAEPPPAGMSR; the protein is encoded by the coding sequence ATGACGCTCCGCCACGCTCTCGCCTGCCTCCTCCTGCTCTGTGCCACGCCCGGGCTCGCGGCCGGGCGCATCCCTTATGGTGGCGAGCTCCGGCTGGCCCACAATGGCTCGGCTGACCCGCTCGGAGATCCGACGCTCGCGGACTCGCCCGTGGAGGCCGCGCTCTACAGCTTCCTGTCCCGCCCCGTCTGCCGGCTCGATGCGAGCGGCGCGCCCCGCCTCGCGGTGGCCCGCGATCTGTCCCGGCCCATGGGCCAGTCGGTGCGCCTGGCCATGCCCTCGCTGTCGCTGGCCAACACACTGACCCGCGCGTGGATGCGGCTCACCGGTACCGAGGCGCCCACCCCGTATCGCGCGCTCCTCTTCCCCGTGCAGGGTGAGGCCCGGCAGCTGTCCTCCAACGGCGCCACCGTGGAGCTGCCCCTGTCGTTCCCCTGGCCGGACATGGAGCGCGCGCTGTGCCACCCGGCGCTGGCTTTGCCATTGACTTCCGTGGCTCCTTCATTGGGGCCGTTCTCCGCCACGGCCGCCAAGGGCCTCTTCGAGGCTCGGCTCGGCTACCCCGAGGGCCGGCCCTACCTGGATCGACTCCTGCTCACCGCCACGGATGACCGCGGGCTGGCGCGGATGTGGACCGCCAAGCAGGTGCACCTGGAGCTCGGCGTGCGCCCGGAGGCGGGCGTCCTCACGAGCCCGGCCCTCTACGCCACCTATCTCTCCTTCTCTCAGCGCCGGGTGCCTGCGGACTTCCGTCAGGCCTTCGAGAGCGCCATTGACCGGGAGGACCTCACCCGCCTCTTCGTGCGCGCACCGGCCGTGCCCATGCCGCACCTGCTACCGCCTGCCCTGCTGACCCAGGCGCCCAAGCCCCGTCCCGCAGCCCCCGGGTCCGCGGGTGGAAGGGCGGTGACCCTCCTCTATGACGCCACCAACGAGGATCACCGTGCTGTAGCCGAGCGCATCCAGGTGAAGCTCCATGACCGTGGCTACAAGGTCGCCCTGGAGCCCCTGCCCCGCTCCCTGCTGCGCACCCGCTGGGCCAAGGGTGACTACGACATGATGCTGCAGTCGCTGCTGCTGCCCCCCGTGCCCGGCCCAGCGCTGGCCATCGTGCTGGACGCTGCAGGCCGCAAGGATCTGCTCGGCGTGGAGCTGCCCCTGATCGGCGCTGTGGCGGACATGTCGGCGCGAGATGCCAAGGCCCGCGATCGGGCGGTGGCGCTCGGCCCCTCGGTGCAGATCCTGCCCCTCTATGCTCAGGGACTGGGCATGCGCGTGGTCCCCGAGCTCGGAGGGCTCGTGCTGGACGCCCAGGGCCTGCCCGTGCTCGACGGCGCGTACTTCGTGCCCGCCGAGCCGCCCCCAGCCGGAATGTCCCGGTGA
- a CDS encoding ATP-binding protein, translating to MRLRTRLALAFALLALVPLAVVVPLTLNRLRSTLSRELDARMEGATTAAQEALERSAERARRAVEELVESTAMEDLARESRESPTRAIQADTAEGLMKSRGLTVLSLFDRQGTTLSSGHLPARRGDPDPELFAVTKQKSPKPVPVRVSVRGDEGLRDVPALVTARPVDYGDLRLWAVGGVLLNEELAQHLARITQAEISLRSGDAVVAKAGSALPPTVERILPLGEAADVRLVFSRSAALEAEQGVTGAFLLLAASGLSFAVLLGLLMSRRITRPVEALTEGARRVAEGARDVQVNVQSSGEVRELVQAFNHMTSELHSTTERLVASERIAAWQEVARRLAHEIKNPLTPIQMSLETLLAAQSAQDARFPTLFRDSAAVVLEEVDRLRRIVDEFSRFARLPKPQLSSVDLGELAQSVLSLYATPPQGITLLPTLQTGVVARADRDQLTQVLVNLVKNAEEAMKDKGGQVRVRVKGTETDAIVEVEDTGPGIPPEHRARIFEPYFTTKEGGTGLGLAIASRILQEHGGKLEVGGEPGQGARFSVVLPRAL from the coding sequence ATGCGATTGAGGACCCGGCTCGCGCTCGCCTTCGCCCTGTTGGCGCTGGTGCCGCTGGCGGTGGTGGTGCCGCTCACACTCAACCGCCTGCGCTCCACCCTCTCGCGAGAGCTGGACGCCCGGATGGAGGGCGCGACCACCGCTGCGCAAGAAGCGCTGGAGCGCTCCGCCGAGCGCGCCCGCCGCGCCGTGGAGGAGCTGGTGGAGAGCACCGCGATGGAGGATCTCGCCCGCGAGTCCCGCGAGAGCCCTACCCGCGCCATCCAAGCCGACACCGCCGAGGGGCTGATGAAGAGCCGGGGCCTCACCGTGCTCAGCCTCTTCGATCGCCAGGGCACCACGCTGTCGTCTGGCCACCTTCCTGCCCGGCGTGGCGACCCGGATCCGGAGCTCTTCGCCGTCACGAAGCAGAAGTCCCCCAAGCCCGTCCCGGTGCGCGTGAGCGTGCGCGGCGACGAGGGACTTCGAGATGTGCCCGCGCTCGTCACCGCGCGCCCGGTGGACTACGGCGATCTGCGCTTGTGGGCGGTGGGCGGGGTGCTGCTCAACGAGGAGCTCGCTCAGCATCTGGCGCGCATCACCCAGGCAGAGATCTCCCTGCGCTCCGGAGACGCGGTGGTCGCCAAGGCCGGAAGCGCGCTCCCCCCGACGGTCGAGCGGATCCTCCCGTTGGGTGAAGCGGCCGATGTCCGGCTCGTCTTCAGCCGGTCCGCCGCGCTCGAGGCCGAGCAAGGCGTGACGGGAGCCTTCCTGCTGCTGGCCGCATCCGGCCTGAGCTTCGCGGTGCTGCTGGGGCTCCTGATGTCCCGCCGCATCACCCGGCCGGTGGAGGCGCTCACCGAGGGCGCCCGCCGCGTGGCGGAAGGTGCCCGGGACGTGCAGGTGAATGTCCAGTCCAGCGGCGAGGTGCGCGAGCTGGTGCAGGCCTTCAACCACATGACCTCCGAGCTGCACTCCACCACCGAGCGGCTGGTGGCCAGCGAGCGCATCGCCGCGTGGCAGGAGGTGGCGCGCCGGCTCGCCCACGAGATCAAGAATCCCCTGACGCCCATCCAGATGTCGCTGGAGACACTGCTGGCGGCGCAGAGCGCCCAGGACGCGCGCTTCCCCACCCTGTTCCGCGACAGCGCGGCGGTGGTGCTCGAGGAGGTGGACCGGCTGCGGCGCATCGTCGACGAGTTCAGCCGCTTCGCCCGGCTGCCCAAGCCGCAGCTGTCCTCCGTGGACCTGGGGGAGCTGGCGCAGAGCGTGCTGTCCCTCTACGCCACACCGCCTCAGGGCATCACCCTGCTGCCCACGCTGCAGACGGGCGTGGTGGCGCGCGCGGACCGCGATCAGCTCACCCAGGTGCTGGTGAACCTGGTGAAGAACGCGGAGGAGGCCATGAAGGACAAAGGCGGCCAGGTGCGCGTGCGCGTGAAGGGCACGGAAACGGACGCCATCGTCGAGGTGGAGGACACTGGCCCGGGCATTCCTCCCGAGCACCGGGCCCGCATCTTCGAGCCCTACTTCACCACCAAGGAGGGCGGCACCGGGCTGGGGCTCGCCATTGCCTCGCGCATCCTCCAGGAGCACGGGGGCAAGCTGGAGGTGGGCGGAGAGCCCGGCCAGGGCGCGCGCTTCAGCGTGGTGCTGCCGCGCGCCCTGTGA
- a CDS encoding MXAN_5187 family protein has protein sequence MVRVKFLIYALLALGLGLAHLSLLSGPMRARATEDAQAQASAGTAEVVRSLEARRGIARAVALKLAASAELATAAQELSAQEALTAESFAPVRTAAEAVLPKELPGVVIGLVTHAGAVHARAGSEPSTDAAAFDVKVLAQADAPTVVDAFGAPHAVASVPLLWRFVRIPGAEKLETQLAATLVVAVPLLSEGALEDAAKASGAAALGLVKENALVAGGGEQKSDLEKALGSLKTGQPAAAIVTGQLQNLGPVKLPILTSGKDFMGGQAPLVVGTRRALEGTPYEVIALAHTKLMGTLADYQRNAIMGLGALLAVSLVWTVLMGSGKRASGAPAESSGDTLGLSNAMAAMPSQQAPAAQPAAEPPPVTHPGLELTAAAPVAEPARPPTGEFPFGPPPSAPDAPASMAPPPVSEPFAFPPPPAAQPQPFDDPFGAPLPGGVSMPFESAQNQPPPAAAPQVATATARAGAFHFEELPTAAYSLQQAADPYAAAVAMDSPETTRVAAIPRELLQAAARPSTQEMPAYAPPPSPAAPAMAPVPWGDPAPQAQAIPPPGANYQQFLGNTGDAFSEEEFHFQEVFREFVITREKCSEPSDGLTYDKFVQKLRKNKDQLVQKYACRTVKFQVYVKEGKAALKATPVKD, from the coding sequence ATGGTTCGCGTCAAGTTCCTCATTTACGCACTCCTGGCCCTTGGGCTGGGTCTGGCTCACCTCTCCTTGCTGTCGGGTCCCATGAGGGCTCGCGCCACAGAGGACGCTCAGGCCCAGGCCTCCGCGGGCACCGCCGAGGTGGTGCGCTCCCTGGAGGCGCGCCGTGGCATTGCCCGCGCCGTGGCGCTGAAGCTGGCGGCGAGTGCCGAGCTGGCGACCGCTGCCCAGGAGCTGAGCGCCCAGGAGGCGCTGACCGCCGAGAGCTTCGCCCCGGTGCGCACCGCCGCCGAGGCTGTGCTTCCCAAGGAGCTGCCAGGCGTGGTGATTGGGCTGGTGACGCACGCGGGCGCCGTGCACGCGCGCGCGGGCAGTGAGCCCTCGACGGACGCGGCTGCTTTCGATGTGAAGGTGCTGGCCCAGGCGGATGCGCCCACGGTGGTGGACGCCTTCGGGGCTCCGCATGCGGTGGCCTCCGTGCCGCTGTTGTGGCGCTTCGTCCGCATCCCGGGCGCGGAGAAGCTGGAGACACAGCTCGCCGCGACACTGGTGGTGGCCGTGCCGCTGCTGTCGGAGGGAGCCCTGGAGGATGCGGCCAAGGCTTCGGGCGCGGCCGCGCTCGGGCTGGTGAAGGAGAACGCTCTGGTGGCTGGTGGGGGGGAGCAGAAGAGCGACCTCGAGAAGGCGCTGGGCTCGCTCAAGACGGGCCAGCCTGCGGCGGCCATCGTCACCGGCCAGCTCCAGAACCTGGGCCCGGTGAAGCTCCCGATCCTCACCAGTGGCAAGGACTTCATGGGCGGTCAGGCTCCCCTCGTGGTGGGGACCCGCCGCGCGCTGGAGGGCACCCCCTACGAGGTGATCGCCCTCGCTCACACCAAGCTGATGGGCACGCTCGCGGACTACCAGCGCAACGCGATCATGGGCCTGGGGGCACTGCTCGCCGTCAGCCTGGTGTGGACAGTACTGATGGGCTCGGGCAAGCGCGCGAGTGGGGCGCCTGCTGAGAGCAGCGGGGACACGCTCGGACTTAGCAACGCGATGGCGGCCATGCCCTCGCAGCAGGCTCCGGCCGCACAGCCCGCCGCCGAGCCTCCGCCCGTGACTCACCCGGGTCTCGAGCTGACCGCTGCCGCGCCCGTGGCCGAGCCGGCCCGTCCGCCCACCGGCGAGTTCCCCTTCGGTCCGCCGCCCTCGGCCCCGGACGCTCCCGCGAGCATGGCGCCGCCTCCGGTCTCGGAGCCCTTCGCGTTCCCGCCTCCCCCGGCGGCGCAGCCTCAGCCGTTCGATGACCCGTTCGGTGCTCCGCTCCCGGGTGGGGTCTCCATGCCCTTCGAGTCCGCGCAGAACCAGCCGCCTCCGGCTGCCGCTCCGCAGGTGGCCACCGCGACGGCTCGGGCCGGCGCCTTCCACTTCGAGGAACTGCCCACCGCGGCGTACTCGCTCCAGCAGGCGGCGGATCCGTATGCCGCCGCGGTGGCCATGGACAGCCCAGAGACGACGCGCGTGGCGGCCATTCCTCGCGAGCTGCTCCAGGCCGCGGCCCGTCCGTCGACCCAGGAGATGCCGGCGTATGCCCCCCCGCCGTCTCCGGCGGCTCCCGCCATGGCCCCTGTGCCGTGGGGCGACCCGGCTCCGCAGGCCCAGGCCATCCCGCCGCCGGGCGCCAACTACCAGCAGTTCCTGGGCAACACCGGCGATGCCTTCTCGGAGGAGGAGTTCCACTTCCAGGAGGTCTTCCGCGAGTTCGTCATCACCCGCGAGAAGTGCAGCGAGCCCTCCGACGGCCTCACCTACGACAAGTTCGTGCAGAAGCTCCGCAAGAACAAGGATCAGCTCGTGCAGAAGTACGCCTGCCGGACGGTGAAGTTCCAGGTGTACGTGAAGGAGGGCAAGGCCGCCCTCAAGGCCACGCCCGTCAAGGACTGA
- a CDS encoding HPF/RaiA family ribosome-associated protein translates to MKVLMRGVHLSLTDGLKTYVQEHLVDHIERLCDDQEASEIDISLVDINGPKGGVDKECRVTVRLPGLSAIHVTETGETLHGAIDMTRDRLENALKRTLERRRDVSTQGLPQDVASNVPTY, encoded by the coding sequence ATGAAGGTGTTGATGCGGGGCGTACACCTGTCCCTCACGGACGGGCTGAAGACGTATGTGCAGGAACACCTGGTGGATCACATCGAGAGGTTGTGCGACGACCAGGAAGCGTCGGAGATCGACATCTCGCTCGTGGACATCAACGGGCCCAAGGGGGGTGTCGACAAGGAATGCCGCGTCACGGTGAGGCTGCCGGGGCTGTCGGCGATCCATGTCACGGAGACCGGCGAGACGTTGCACGGGGCCATCGATATGACCCGGGATCGGCTGGAGAACGCGCTGAAGCGGACGCTGGAGCGACGGCGCGATGTGTCGACCCAGGGGCTGCCGCAGGACGTGGCCTCGAACGTGCCCACCTACTGA
- a CDS encoding response regulator, with translation MGTDRIKVLLVEDDGDSRELLAEILEVDFEVQTAGDGLAGLAAFEADHPDVIVTDESLPGLCGTALAQRVKERYPEVRVILVSGYAQVEGSEHCDVVLRKPIDVERLSAAVESLGEAARH, from the coding sequence ATGGGCACGGACCGCATCAAAGTCTTGCTGGTCGAGGACGATGGCGACAGCCGGGAGTTGCTGGCGGAGATCCTGGAGGTCGACTTCGAGGTACAGACCGCGGGCGACGGGCTGGCAGGCCTGGCCGCCTTCGAGGCCGATCACCCGGACGTCATTGTTACCGACGAGTCACTGCCAGGGCTGTGCGGCACGGCGCTGGCCCAGCGGGTGAAGGAGCGCTACCCCGAGGTCCGCGTCATCCTCGTGTCGGGCTACGCGCAGGTGGAAGGTTCCGAACACTGCGACGTGGTGCTGCGCAAACCCATTGACGTGGAGCGCCTGTCCGCAGCCGTGGAAAGTCTCGGAGAAGCCGCGCGCCACTGA
- a CDS encoding DUF2007 domain-containing protein, producing the protein MKYCVECGSEYQDHVTECADCTGSKLVDAAEMRQRGLPLPHERDTREFIRVGTAEDPLTAEDFVRMLEAQQIPVFSRARRAGTVDVLTTGNLQPWWEILVPEEHVARATELLNQEKVRLDSTADEAAQAAEDEERESEQAGAPSVLS; encoded by the coding sequence ATGAAATACTGCGTCGAGTGCGGCTCGGAGTACCAGGACCACGTGACGGAGTGTGCGGACTGCACGGGGAGCAAACTGGTGGACGCAGCGGAGATGCGCCAGCGCGGCCTGCCTCTGCCGCACGAGCGCGACACCCGCGAGTTCATCCGGGTCGGTACCGCTGAGGATCCCCTGACGGCCGAGGACTTCGTCCGCATGTTGGAGGCTCAACAGATCCCCGTCTTCTCGAGGGCCCGCCGGGCGGGCACCGTGGACGTGCTGACCACGGGCAATCTGCAGCCGTGGTGGGAGATCCTCGTGCCCGAGGAGCACGTCGCGCGCGCTACGGAGCTCCTGAACCAGGAGAAGGTGAGGCTGGACTCAACGGCCGACGAGGCCGCGCAGGCCGCCGAGGATGAGGAGCGCGAGTCCGAGCAGGCGGGCGCTCCCAGCGTGCTGAGCTGA
- a CDS encoding N-acetylmuramoyl-L-alanine amidase-like domain-containing protein, with protein MLVVSALAVTLLLTQAPTAPVPGGWAALTPEQRATLLNAAEPGAKLHERLLHVSSRFLGTPYLVSPLGEGSGVDPDPTFRLDAVDCLTFVEETMALSLAREDSEVPTLLESIRYASTPSYEDRNHLMEAQWLPNNIRKGFLVDVTRRYGGEDTLQAQKTLTARTWTSRSSQELKLPKDRQPVGTYTLNVIPLDRVLARARNIPSGTVLAVVRDDLPLKATRITHLGFVVQKGKRTWLRHAARSRYARVVDEDLETFLTRNSKYTKWKVTGVSLFETRLPPEAGEGAVVRSP; from the coding sequence ATGCTCGTGGTCAGTGCGCTCGCTGTAACCCTGCTGCTGACGCAGGCGCCCACTGCTCCCGTTCCCGGAGGCTGGGCCGCCCTGACGCCCGAGCAGCGTGCCACGCTCCTGAATGCCGCGGAGCCCGGGGCGAAGCTCCATGAGCGGCTGCTGCACGTGAGCTCGCGCTTCCTGGGGACGCCGTACCTCGTTTCTCCGCTGGGCGAGGGCAGTGGGGTGGATCCGGATCCGACGTTCCGCCTCGACGCCGTGGACTGCCTCACCTTCGTCGAGGAGACGATGGCGCTCAGCCTGGCGCGCGAGGACAGCGAGGTGCCCACGCTGCTCGAGAGCATCCGGTATGCGAGCACCCCTTCCTACGAGGACCGCAACCACCTCATGGAGGCCCAGTGGTTGCCCAACAACATCCGCAAGGGCTTCCTGGTGGATGTGACGCGGCGCTACGGCGGAGAGGACACCCTCCAGGCGCAGAAGACGCTCACCGCGCGCACGTGGACCTCCCGCTCCTCGCAGGAGCTGAAGCTGCCCAAGGACCGGCAGCCCGTGGGGACGTACACACTGAACGTCATCCCCCTGGACCGGGTGTTGGCGCGCGCGCGCAACATCCCCTCGGGCACGGTGTTGGCTGTCGTGCGGGATGATCTGCCGCTCAAGGCCACCCGCATCACCCACCTGGGCTTCGTGGTGCAGAAGGGCAAGCGCACATGGCTGCGGCACGCGGCGCGCAGCCGCTATGCGCGCGTCGTGGACGAGGACCTGGAGACATTCCTCACCCGCAACTCGAAGTACACGAAATGGAAGGTGACGGGCGTGAGCCTCTTCGAGACCCGTCTCCCTCCGGAAGCAGGCGAGGGAGCCGTCGTCCGCTCCCCCTGA
- a CDS encoding HEAT repeat domain-containing protein: protein MPFRSLGLALFLIAPLALAIPPSAQKRLRSRAEAEEVATQLVEGSASVPNTISRLRYIGERDYAADVLQNFLRKTVDERTRRNIAAVMAGIEARTAEPMLMRLALDADSTVRMYAAQGLGKLRSRQVQVLLPLLEDKSLGVRKEASRALGASRNPGMSKVLVAAAKKETELEVRAEMLVAAGTAGDAKQAPALKEFLASDSESTRFAAAKGLCRLGAQDGFDFAGKLLASQDRFVRRQGLELYEGVPSKKSSPALSPLLKDADKSLAAGAARILYQGGEKSMLEWLVLASFQAKGEEKLAYEKELETLQLADDQRKAILRTTGMVK, encoded by the coding sequence ATGCCCTTTCGTTCCCTTGGCCTGGCCCTGTTCCTGATCGCCCCCCTGGCCCTGGCGATTCCCCCCTCTGCCCAGAAGCGGCTGCGCAGCCGCGCCGAGGCGGAGGAGGTCGCCACCCAGTTGGTGGAGGGCAGTGCCTCGGTGCCGAACACCATCTCCCGGCTGCGCTATATCGGCGAGCGGGACTATGCGGCCGACGTCCTCCAGAACTTCCTGCGGAAGACGGTGGACGAACGCACCCGGCGCAACATTGCCGCCGTCATGGCGGGCATTGAGGCGCGCACCGCGGAGCCCATGTTGATGAGGCTCGCACTGGATGCGGACAGCACGGTGCGGATGTACGCGGCGCAGGGATTGGGCAAGCTGCGCAGCCGCCAGGTGCAGGTGCTGTTGCCGCTGCTGGAAGACAAGAGCCTCGGGGTGCGCAAGGAGGCCTCCCGGGCGCTGGGCGCCTCGCGCAACCCGGGCATGAGCAAGGTGCTGGTCGCTGCGGCGAAGAAGGAGACGGAGCTGGAGGTGCGCGCCGAGATGCTCGTGGCCGCGGGTACCGCCGGGGACGCGAAGCAGGCGCCCGCCTTGAAGGAGTTCCTCGCCAGCGACTCGGAGAGCACGCGCTTCGCCGCGGCCAAGGGCCTGTGCAGGCTCGGCGCCCAGGATGGCTTTGACTTCGCCGGCAAGCTGCTGGCCTCACAGGACCGCTTCGTGCGGCGCCAGGGGCTGGAGCTGTATGAGGGCGTTCCCTCCAAGAAGTCCTCGCCTGCGCTCTCCCCGCTGCTCAAGGATGCCGACAAGTCGCTCGCCGCGGGCGCCGCCCGGATCCTCTACCAGGGCGGGGAGAAGTCGATGCTCGAGTGGCTCGTGCTTGCCTCCTTCCAGGCCAAGGGAGAGGAGAAGCTCGCCTACGAGAAGGAACTGGAGACGCTGCAGCTGGCGGATGATCAGCGCAAGGCCATCCTGCGCACGACGGGCATGGTGAAGTGA
- a CDS encoding DUF4398 domain-containing protein, producing MKQLTVLVAVAGALAGCGPVRSTANILDAEVQIQAARTAGAEQKAAYEWTAANLYIHKAREEVSHSDYQAGVKFAVKASEFANAAREKAMASGDSESNSADSPRPTP from the coding sequence ATGAAGCAGCTGACGGTACTGGTGGCAGTGGCGGGTGCCCTCGCCGGTTGTGGCCCGGTGCGCTCCACCGCCAACATCCTCGACGCCGAGGTGCAGATCCAGGCGGCGCGCACCGCGGGGGCTGAGCAAAAAGCAGCCTACGAGTGGACCGCCGCCAACCTCTACATCCACAAGGCGCGCGAAGAGGTGTCCCACTCGGACTACCAGGCGGGCGTGAAGTTCGCCGTGAAGGCGTCCGAGTTCGCCAATGCGGCCCGTGAGAAGGCCATGGCCTCCGGGGACTCCGAGTCCAACTCCGCGGACAGCCCCCGCCCCACCCCCTGA